A stretch of Natronococcus sp. CG52 DNA encodes these proteins:
- a CDS encoding DUF7827 domain-containing protein produces the protein MTSETSFREKGRAVFLAALMVLSVFAMAAALPGTAVADHEDETENLDSGQTYWAGQELDFTTTNQSLNATWNVYGVEGDEDTSFETQINIRDGEATLDTSSLDADEYDRFAIQNNNNKWVTFDATGAETGTDTATNASFTLLQQDLSVEFQADTATDMSSEVDINVDDDRGTQDLLVEADNLNGDDLVDLFDEEDVTKHDDDTVLISNVANDQTLNGNFTDVDTGEYTFTFTSADTGVSASDDIEIVDAGDVDAQFDDNSVSETLGDVAAITINLENTDEADLTIGGEDEGWMINATVYDEEDDGEVTVYFNTAAAGDETDVGDDTDVLSANGNNVVDVDTHESLTDVLATGSYDTSLEVQGDQKDRGTLNLQEGSVDSATVEKANGGADYEDAEELREYLNDDSEVAEGDLAVIEVAASGIYGYDLSNQGIDVTLEQTEPGMNQDPVELTPDDTIYDQDSDQVYYVIDTSNLLDDDRIDDGEEFTFTFEVDSDKNDFLSEDADLETAFTVNERTVEFTEDEYELENDEGQEISGTSNFASGAEVDVTAQTGGDHAFFSQKTAEVDENGDWTATFDFSHLEDGVEFDLTASDVGGDADDAEATGAVSEADDGEAALDVVGDAPSEVDVDEDATLDVTVTNDGDEAGNATLEVTVGDEEYSEDLELEGGESETFSYDFDTSEEGDIEWTATVDDASDSGTLTVEAEDDGVEDDGEEDDGVEDDGVEDDGVEDDDAEDDEAEDDGTEDDGEDDDSTPGFGVAVALVALLAAAMLALRRQN, from the coding sequence ATGACAAGCGAAACTTCATTCCGCGAAAAGGGACGCGCAGTGTTCCTGGCCGCGCTTATGGTCCTCTCGGTTTTCGCGATGGCAGCTGCCCTTCCGGGCACTGCTGTTGCCGATCACGAGGACGAAACTGAAAACCTCGATAGCGGACAGACGTACTGGGCAGGACAAGAACTAGACTTCACTACCACTAACCAGAGCCTGAACGCGACTTGGAACGTCTACGGTGTTGAGGGTGACGAGGACACGAGCTTCGAAACCCAGATCAACATCCGTGACGGCGAGGCGACCCTCGACACGTCCAGTCTGGACGCTGACGAGTACGACCGCTTCGCGATTCAGAACAACAACAACAAGTGGGTCACCTTCGATGCGACCGGTGCCGAAACCGGAACGGACACCGCCACTAACGCATCCTTCACGCTCCTCCAACAGGACCTGAGCGTTGAATTCCAGGCTGACACCGCCACCGACATGAGTTCGGAGGTCGACATCAACGTTGATGACGACCGTGGTACCCAGGACCTCCTCGTTGAAGCCGACAACCTCAACGGTGACGACCTTGTCGATCTCTTCGATGAAGAGGATGTCACGAAGCACGATGATGACACGGTCCTCATCTCGAACGTTGCAAACGACCAGACCCTGAACGGCAACTTCACTGACGTCGACACTGGTGAATACACGTTCACCTTCACGAGCGCAGACACCGGTGTCTCTGCATCTGATGACATCGAAATTGTCGACGCTGGTGACGTTGACGCGCAGTTCGATGACAACTCTGTCTCCGAGACCCTCGGTGACGTTGCTGCGATCACGATCAACCTTGAGAACACGGACGAGGCTGACCTCACTATCGGCGGTGAGGACGAAGGTTGGATGATCAACGCAACTGTCTACGATGAAGAAGACGACGGTGAGGTTACCGTCTACTTCAACACCGCTGCAGCCGGTGACGAAACTGACGTTGGCGACGATACGGATGTCCTCTCCGCCAACGGTAACAACGTCGTTGACGTTGACACCCACGAAAGCCTGACTGATGTCCTCGCAACGGGCTCCTACGACACGAGCCTCGAAGTGCAGGGCGATCAGAAGGACCGTGGTACGCTGAACCTGCAGGAAGGTTCGGTTGACAGCGCAACGGTCGAGAAGGCCAACGGTGGCGCTGACTACGAAGACGCTGAGGAACTTCGCGAGTACCTCAACGACGACAGTGAGGTTGCTGAAGGCGACCTCGCAGTGATCGAAGTTGCAGCAAGCGGTATCTACGGCTACGATCTGTCCAACCAGGGTATCGACGTCACCCTCGAGCAGACTGAACCTGGTATGAACCAGGACCCAGTCGAGCTCACTCCTGACGACACGATCTACGACCAGGACAGCGACCAGGTCTACTATGTCATCGACACGAGCAACCTGCTCGATGATGACCGCATTGATGACGGTGAAGAGTTCACTTTCACGTTCGAAGTCGACTCTGACAAGAACGACTTCCTGAGTGAAGACGCGGACCTCGAAACCGCATTCACCGTGAACGAGCGTACTGTGGAGTTCACGGAAGATGAATACGAACTCGAGAACGACGAGGGCCAGGAAATCTCCGGTACCTCGAACTTCGCATCCGGTGCTGAAGTCGATGTGACTGCCCAGACGGGTGGCGATCACGCCTTCTTCAGCCAGAAGACTGCTGAAGTCGACGAGAACGGTGACTGGACCGCTACGTTCGACTTCTCCCACCTCGAAGATGGCGTCGAATTCGATCTGACGGCCTCGGACGTTGGCGGCGACGCTGACGATGCTGAAGCCACTGGTGCCGTCAGTGAAGCTGACGACGGCGAAGCAGCCCTCGACGTCGTCGGTGACGCACCGTCTGAAGTCGACGTTGACGAGGACGCTACGCTCGACGTGACCGTCACGAACGACGGTGACGAAGCGGGTAACGCGACGCTCGAAGTCACTGTCGGTGACGAAGAATACAGCGAAGATCTCGAACTCGAGGGCGGTGAGTCCGAGACCTTCAGCTACGACTTCGACACTAGCGAAGAAGGTGACATCGAGTGGACGGCTACCGTTGACGACGCCTCGGACTCCGGCACGCTGACCGTCGAGGCTGAGGATGACGGCGTTGAAGACGACGGCGAAGAAGATGACGGCGTCGAGGACGACGGCGTCGAGGACGACGGCGTTGAAGACGACGACGCTGAAGACGACGAAGCTGAAGACGACGGTACCGAGGACGACGGCGAGGACGACGACTCCACGCCCGGCTTCGGTGTCGCTGTCGCACTCGTCGCGCTGCTCGCCGCCGCCATGCTGGCGCTCCGCCGCCAGAACTAA
- a CDS encoding PGF-CTERM sorting domain-containing protein — translation MSVVAAGAVTAQNDASANDGLELSVDGTDSVDTNGSAVFDATVTNSGDEEVTTDVVFEIRGEVVSEEVTVGSDDTESITFTAEGYAFDEGEYDWTITAGDEEASGVLTVTDDADEEDADEETDEEESDETGDDVADDEDTDESDADEEDTDDDAGDDDSADEEDADEEYAGEEHGDEENDDEEHADEEADDNATDEEDADDDVADDEGDEEESDDNVTDEEDADEDDAAEEDAAGEDDEGDSMPGFGVSVAVVALLAAAMLTLRRQG, via the coding sequence ATGTCGGTAGTGGCTGCAGGCGCGGTAACCGCACAGAATGATGCGTCTGCGAACGACGGACTCGAACTGTCGGTCGACGGGACGGACTCGGTTGACACCAACGGATCGGCTGTGTTCGACGCTACCGTGACCAACTCCGGTGACGAGGAGGTCACGACTGACGTCGTCTTCGAAATCCGCGGTGAAGTGGTCAGTGAGGAGGTCACTGTCGGCTCGGACGACACGGAGTCCATCACCTTCACTGCCGAAGGATACGCCTTCGACGAGGGCGAATACGACTGGACGATCACCGCCGGTGACGAGGAAGCCTCCGGTGTCCTCACCGTTACCGACGATGCCGACGAGGAGGACGCGGACGAAGAGACTGACGAGGAAGAATCCGATGAGACGGGCGATGACGTCGCTGATGACGAAGACACAGACGAATCGGATGCTGACGAGGAAGACACTGACGATGACGCCGGTGACGATGACTCCGCTGACGAGGAAGACGCCGACGAGGAGTACGCCGGTGAAGAGCATGGTGACGAGGAAAACGATGATGAAGAGCACGCGGACGAAGAGGCCGACGATAATGCCACCGACGAAGAGGATGCTGACGATGACGTCGCCGACGACGAGGGTGACGAAGAAGAGTCCGATGATAACGTCACCGACGAGGAGGATGCGGACGAAGATGATGCTGCCGAGGAAGACGCCGCCGGTGAGGACGACGAGGGAGATAGTATGCCCGGCTTCGGTGTCAGCGTCGCAGTCGTCGCGCTGCTCGCCGCCGCCATGCTGACACTCCGTCGACAGGGCTGA
- a CDS encoding metal-dependent hydrolase has translation MNPFPRPREAPARAGVSVVADVLTHVIVGYVIGMVLSFRYERMRPAHVTLVMLGALSPDFAKADLFVSDWVVRSLLGVPFSWSPLHTLGGTIVAVLLVSLLVAPEYRWHALALVAIGAASHHVLDLTLMSPTGRAYAVFWPFTDYRPPAGGLYLSSDRWPALLAGALAVLVWGIDRYRRDEVEGSSALE, from the coding sequence ATGAACCCGTTTCCGCGACCCAGGGAAGCGCCCGCTCGAGCGGGGGTGAGCGTCGTGGCTGACGTCCTCACCCACGTTATCGTGGGCTACGTGATCGGGATGGTGCTCTCGTTCAGGTACGAGCGGATGCGACCGGCCCACGTCACGCTGGTCATGCTCGGCGCGCTCTCGCCGGACTTCGCGAAGGCCGACCTGTTCGTCTCGGACTGGGTCGTCCGGTCGCTGCTCGGCGTTCCGTTCTCCTGGTCGCCGCTGCACACGCTCGGCGGGACGATCGTCGCCGTGCTCCTCGTCTCGCTTCTGGTTGCTCCGGAGTACCGCTGGCACGCGCTCGCGCTGGTCGCGATCGGCGCCGCCTCGCACCACGTCCTGGATCTCACGCTCATGAGCCCGACCGGGCGGGCCTACGCGGTCTTCTGGCCGTTCACCGACTATCGGCCGCCCGCGGGCGGGCTCTACCTGAGCAGCGACCGGTGGCCGGCGCTCCTCGCAGGAGCTCTCGCGGTGCTCGTCTGGGGAATCGATCGGTACCGTCGCGACGAGGTCGAGGGTTCGTCGGCGCTCGAGTAA
- a CDS encoding HTTM domain-containing protein: MDTQQRDGRIQPLADSCRRLWDALEPARKRVRSRFTIDTRALAALRIALGSIILFDLLQRAAYIDVFYTDNGVHSVAAYETTYSQYTGLSLHAASGELWFQQFMFALAGLFALALILGYRTRLVGFVSLVLVFSLHARNPALLNGGDRLLRVLLLVALLTPLGERWSIDALRRGSARTSVVSFGTVALLAQPLAVFASNAYLKHGGESWYAGEAVRIALANDVMTVYLGNHLSAYPSLLEAFNWAWILLLTGSIAFLLLTDGRTRAFFALVYIGSFAGMLVSLSVGLFPFVLTASVIPYLTAPFWDALARPIPSRWLDRRPTAAQLGPLGRPPVERRALDRLQRNGYESLASFTVEFGRSLVTVAGVLAIVWIVLFSASYAAGVDVPDEIDHTHVDQQKWGLYAPDPSESYGWYVVEAELETGESVDAFRGGNVTMDRPPDASQEYDTFRHRKYMSLVRDSGREDTLDIVAEEYADWACVQANAEHDGQVEQVTVYRLIQSSPIDGEYEDDPNHYTVIERDC; encoded by the coding sequence ATGGATACGCAACAACGAGACGGTCGGATACAGCCGCTCGCCGACAGCTGCCGCCGGCTCTGGGACGCCCTCGAGCCGGCGCGCAAGCGCGTTCGGTCGCGGTTCACGATCGATACGCGAGCCCTCGCCGCCCTCCGCATCGCGCTCGGCTCGATCATCCTGTTCGACCTGCTCCAGCGGGCAGCGTACATCGATGTGTTCTACACCGACAACGGCGTCCACTCGGTGGCCGCGTACGAGACGACGTACAGTCAGTACACCGGCCTCTCGCTCCACGCAGCGTCTGGCGAACTGTGGTTTCAGCAGTTCATGTTCGCGCTCGCCGGACTGTTCGCCCTCGCGCTGATCCTGGGCTATCGGACCCGGCTGGTGGGATTCGTCTCGCTCGTACTGGTGTTCTCGCTACACGCGCGAAACCCGGCGCTTCTCAACGGTGGCGACCGGTTGCTGCGAGTCCTGCTGTTGGTCGCGCTTTTGACTCCGTTAGGAGAGCGGTGGTCGATCGATGCCCTTCGTCGCGGCTCGGCTCGAACCAGCGTGGTCAGCTTCGGAACCGTCGCGCTTCTCGCCCAGCCCCTCGCCGTGTTCGCGTCGAACGCCTATCTCAAACACGGGGGTGAATCCTGGTACGCCGGAGAGGCGGTCCGGATTGCGCTCGCCAACGACGTGATGACGGTCTACCTCGGGAACCACCTCAGCGCCTATCCGTCGCTCCTGGAAGCGTTCAACTGGGCGTGGATACTCCTGCTGACCGGATCGATCGCGTTTCTTCTGCTGACCGACGGACGGACACGCGCGTTCTTCGCGCTCGTCTACATCGGTTCGTTCGCGGGGATGCTGGTGTCGTTATCCGTCGGCCTGTTTCCGTTCGTGCTGACCGCGTCGGTGATCCCGTATCTCACGGCGCCGTTCTGGGACGCGCTCGCGCGGCCGATCCCGTCTCGGTGGCTCGATCGTCGTCCGACGGCGGCACAGCTCGGTCCGCTCGGCCGGCCCCCCGTCGAACGTCGCGCGCTCGATCGCCTCCAGAGGAACGGCTACGAGTCGCTCGCTTCGTTTACCGTCGAGTTCGGTCGATCGCTCGTGACGGTCGCTGGCGTCCTCGCTATCGTCTGGATCGTTTTGTTCAGCGCAAGCTACGCGGCCGGCGTGGACGTTCCCGACGAGATCGATCACACCCACGTCGACCAGCAAAAGTGGGGACTGTACGCACCGGATCCGTCCGAATCGTACGGCTGGTACGTCGTCGAAGCCGAGTTAGAAACCGGAGAGTCGGTCGACGCGTTTCGGGGCGGAAACGTGACCATGGACCGGCCCCCGGACGCGTCCCAGGAGTACGACACCTTCCGCCACCGCAAGTACATGAGCCTGGTCCGTGATTCCGGACGGGAGGACACCCTCGACATCGTCGCCGAGGAGTACGCCGACTGGGCGTGCGTGCAAGCCAACGCGGAGCACGACGGGCAGGTCGAGCAGGTGACGGTGTACCGGCTCATCCAGTCTAGCCCGATCGATGGCGAGTACGAGGACGATCCGAATCACTACACGGTCATCGAGCGAGACTGTTGA